A region of Vanessa cardui chromosome 1, ilVanCard2.1, whole genome shotgun sequence DNA encodes the following proteins:
- the LOC124530780 gene encoding protein ALP1-like translates to MDTHQKRAVALYLLHRRIKKRRPKRFWIHPLIAERNRYGLFVTLINELKKDEEKFFNYFRMSISSYLELKKKTETALQKQHTNMRDPISPEEMLAVTLRYLASGTSMHDLHYIFRIGHTTISAIIRTTCEKLWEVLMSECFPVITTELLEEISQKFYKYANFPHCVGAIDGKHIRITKPDNSASIYYNYKDFFSFVLMAVVDADYCFVFVDIGAPGSNADSTIFKNTTFCNALNSNSIKLPNEKILPGSTLPPVPYVFVADEAFGLHQHIMRPYGGQFLSVQKRVFNYRLSRARRYVECAFGILSNKWRILNRALDVSIPLSINIVKACCILHNFVRKRDGHHIREEDFTHNLESIQTPPSIRSGRQANNIRDIFQQYFMSDSGALSWQLSKI, encoded by the exons ATGGATACACACCAGAAACGAGCTGTTGCGTTATATTTACTTCacagaagaattaaaaaaagaaggccTAAAAGATTCTGGATACATCCACTAATTGCGGAAAGAAATCGTTATGGATTATTTGTTACTCTTATTAATGAGTTAAAGAAGGATGAGGAgaagttctttaattatttccgaATGTCCATAAGTAGTTATttagaacttaaaaaaaaaacagaaactgcTCTTCAAAAACAACATACTAATATGCGAGATCCCATATCACCAGAGGAAATGTTGGCAGTCACATTAAG ataccTAGCAAGTGGGACTTCAATGCACGATTTGCACTACATATTCAGAATTGGGCACACAACTATATCAGCAATTATAAGAACGACATGTGAAAAATTATGGGAGGTGTTAATGTCTGAATGTTTTCCGGTAATCACTACAGAACTTTTAGAAGAAATCAgccaaaaattttacaagtacGCAAATTTTCCCCACTGTGTCGGAGCAATAGACGGCAAACATATAAGAATAACTAAACCAGATAACAGTGCTTCAATTTACTACaattataaggattttttttcatttgtattaatgGCCGTAGTTGATGCGGATTACTGCTTCGTTTTTGTAGACATTGGAGCCCCGGGAAGTAATGCTGATtcaaccatttttaaaaatactactttTTGCAATGCGCTTAATAGCAATTCTATCAAACTAcctaatgaaaaaatactaccCGGATCTACTTTGCCACCTGTCCCGTATGTATTCGTAGCCGATGAGGCATTTGGTTTGCATCAACACATTATGAGACCTTATGGTGGTCAATTTTTGAGTGTACAAAAAAGGGTATTTAATTATCGCCTATCGAGAGCACGAAGATACGTAGAATGTGCATTTGgcattttatcaaacaaatggCGAATTTTAAATCGTGCATTGGATGTATCAATAcctttatcaattaatattgtgaAGGCATGTTGCATACTTCACAATTTTGTACGAAAACGAGACGGCCATCACATTAGAGAAGAAGATTTTACTCATAATCTTGAGAGTATACAAACACCTCCATCAATACGCAGTGGAAGACAAGCCAACAACATAAGagatatttttcaacaatattttatgagtgaCAGCGGAGCTTTAAGCTGGcaattgtcaaaaatttaa